A portion of the Roseovarius sp. SCSIO 43702 genome contains these proteins:
- a CDS encoding carboxypeptidase M32, whose product MAGPFEALMAHERETQALGQVAGRLAWDQETVMPRGAAAQRAEEAAAMEAVLHARRLDPQVADWLDAAEEAAPDDEVVQASLREIRRAVERARKVPGPLAAALARVTALAQGAWAQARAEDDFAAFAPVLAEVLTLKREEGAALANGAEVYDALLQDYEPGASADGLEAMFGAMRPRLVALRETVASEAQTLDATFDEAAQLTLAREVAVAFGYDLTRGRIDRAVHPFSSGSGADVRITTRTDPRDPFNCLYSTIHETGHACYEQAVDPAFALGPLGRGVSMGVHESQSRIYENQLGRSRAFCGWLFGRMRERFGAFGVADEDEFYRVVNAVRAGFIRTEADEVQYNLHVLLRFDLERALIAGDLAPEDLEEAWNARFLADFGYPVPKASLGCLQDVHWSVGLFGYFPTYTLGNVYAGCLHAALRRDLPDLDAALAEGDPSPATAWLRERVQRHGALHEPREVITRACGAAPAEGPLLDYLEAKFGAL is encoded by the coding sequence ATGGCCGGTCCGTTCGAGGCGCTGATGGCGCATGAGCGCGAGACGCAGGCGCTTGGCCAGGTGGCCGGACGGCTTGCGTGGGACCAGGAGACGGTGATGCCGAGGGGCGCCGCCGCGCAGCGCGCGGAGGAGGCGGCGGCGATGGAGGCCGTGCTTCATGCGCGGCGCCTCGATCCGCAGGTCGCCGACTGGCTCGACGCCGCCGAAGAGGCCGCGCCCGACGACGAGGTCGTGCAGGCGAGCCTGCGCGAGATCCGCCGCGCGGTGGAGCGGGCGCGGAAGGTGCCGGGACCGCTGGCCGCCGCGCTCGCGCGTGTCACCGCGCTGGCGCAGGGGGCCTGGGCGCAGGCGCGGGCCGAAGACGATTTCGCCGCCTTCGCGCCGGTCCTGGCGGAAGTGCTGACGCTCAAGCGCGAGGAGGGCGCGGCGCTCGCGAATGGCGCGGAGGTCTATGACGCGCTGTTGCAGGATTACGAGCCCGGCGCCTCGGCCGACGGGCTCGAGGCGATGTTCGGGGCGATGCGCCCGCGCCTCGTCGCGCTGCGGGAGACCGTCGCGAGCGAGGCGCAAACACTCGATGCGACCTTCGACGAGGCGGCGCAACTGACGCTTGCGCGCGAGGTGGCCGTGGCGTTCGGCTATGACCTGACGCGGGGGCGGATCGACCGGGCCGTGCATCCGTTCTCGAGCGGGTCGGGGGCGGATGTGCGGATCACCACGCGCACCGATCCGCGCGATCCGTTCAACTGCCTCTATTCGACCATCCACGAGACCGGACACGCCTGTTACGAGCAGGCGGTCGATCCCGCCTTTGCGCTCGGGCCGCTGGGGCGGGGCGTCTCGATGGGCGTGCATGAAAGCCAGAGCCGCATCTACGAGAACCAGCTCGGGCGCAGCCGGGCGTTCTGTGGCTGGCTCTTTGGCCGGATGCGCGAGCGGTTCGGCGCGTTCGGCGTGGCGGACGAGGACGAATTCTATCGCGTGGTCAACGCGGTGCGCGCGGGATTCATCCGCACCGAGGCGGACGAGGTGCAGTATAACCTGCACGTGCTTCTGCGGTTCGACCTGGAACGCGCGCTCATCGCGGGCGACCTGGCGCCGGAGGACCTGGAAGAGGCGTGGAACGCGCGGTTCCTGGCGGATTTCGGATACCCGGTGCCGAAGGCGTCGCTGGGCTGTTTGCAGGATGTGCACTGGTCGGTCGGGCTTTTCGGGTATTTCCCGACCTACACGCTGGGCAATGTCTATGCCGGGTGTCTTCACGCGGCGCTGCGGCGGGACCTGCCGGACCTGGACGCGGCGCTGGCCGAGGGAGATCCGTCGCCCGCCACGGCCTGGCTGCGCGAGCGGGTGCAGCGGCACGGGGCGCTTCACGAGCCGCGCGAGGTGATCACCCGGGCCTGCGGGGCGGCGCCGGCCGAGGGGCCGCTTCTGGACTACCTCGAGGCGAAGTTCGGCGCGCTGTGA
- the ctaA gene encoding heme A synthase, whose amino-acid sequence MSGKRSIFEEVGSDAPTERSTAETGVIDRGRRGARGAIRLWLYSLFALVVVMIVVGGLTRLTDSGLSITEWNLVTGTIPPLNLADWEAEFAKYQTICEFTQQNYSMTLEEFKVIYWWEWGHRQLGRFIGVVWALGFLGFAVARRIPAGWTGRLLLLGALGGAQGAIGWWMVSSGVTECRTDVSNLRLAVHLGLAFVILGVIAWYAMMLGREERDLMQARRAKERKLYGLSTGLLHFAFLQIILGALVAGIDAGRHYTDWPLMAGQVFPDRIAAFGAWWEDPGPVQFIHRVSGYLLFIFGIVAWLRGRRSAHAHTRVAFNAMMIALTGQLVIGIVTVLMAAHWHVAILHQLLAVVLWVLILRARFLSLYPRAQSLRGA is encoded by the coding sequence ATGAGCGGCAAACGCAGCATTTTCGAAGAGGTGGGCAGCGACGCACCGACCGAGCGCAGCACGGCCGAGACCGGCGTGATCGACCGGGGCCGGCGGGGTGCGCGGGGGGCGATCCGGCTCTGGCTCTACAGTCTTTTCGCGCTTGTCGTGGTGATGATCGTGGTGGGCGGGCTCACGCGGCTGACCGACAGCGGGCTCAGCATCACGGAATGGAACCTCGTCACCGGGACGATCCCGCCGCTCAACCTTGCCGATTGGGAAGCGGAGTTCGCGAAGTACCAGACGATCTGCGAGTTCACGCAGCAGAATTATTCCATGACCCTTGAGGAATTCAAGGTGATCTACTGGTGGGAATGGGGCCACCGGCAGCTTGGCCGGTTCATCGGTGTGGTCTGGGCCCTGGGGTTCCTGGGCTTTGCCGTGGCGCGCAGGATCCCGGCGGGCTGGACCGGGCGGCTTCTGTTGCTGGGCGCGCTTGGCGGGGCGCAAGGCGCGATCGGATGGTGGATGGTGTCCTCGGGCGTGACCGAGTGCCGGACGGACGTGTCGAACCTTCGGCTGGCGGTTCACCTGGGCCTGGCCTTCGTGATCCTGGGCGTGATCGCGTGGTACGCGATGATGCTGGGCCGGGAAGAGCGCGACCTGATGCAGGCGCGGCGCGCGAAGGAGCGCAAGCTTTACGGGCTGTCCACGGGTCTGCTGCATTTCGCGTTTCTCCAGATCATCCTTGGCGCGCTGGTGGCCGGGATCGACGCGGGCCGGCATTACACCGACTGGCCGCTGATGGCGGGGCAGGTCTTTCCCGACCGGATCGCGGCCTTCGGCGCGTGGTGGGAGGATCCCGGCCCGGTGCAGTTCATCCACCGGGTGTCCGGCTACCTGCTTTTCATCTTCGGGATCGTTGCGTGGCTCAGGGGGCGACGGAGCGCGCATGCGCATACGCGAGTGGCGTTCAACGCGATGATGATCGCGCTCACGGGTCAACTCGTGATCGGGATCGTGACGGTCCTGATGGCGGCGCATTGGCATGTCGCGATCCTGCATCAGCTCCTGGCCGTGGTGCTTTGGGTGCTGATCCTGCGGGCACGGTTCCTGAGCCTCTATCCCCGCGCGCAATCCCTGCGCGGTGCCTGA
- a CDS encoding RNA methyltransferase, with protein MPTDTPQPSFVLVRPQMGENIGAAARAMWNFGLDRMQVVSPRDGWPNPKAVAMASGAGRLLDEARLVDSVDAAVAECSFVLATTARSREMTKPVYSPEAAMRETAKRVARGEKVAVLFGPERAGLDNDDVARASAIVTVPVNPAFPSLNLAQCALLLGYEWRRAQGGVTEVEDAPGETGWATREEVARLARHYEDRMDEAGFFFPEHKAANMRRNLLNFWSRMPMTQADVRMMHGVLRQMVRWKDRG; from the coding sequence ATGCCCACTGATACCCCTCAGCCGAGCTTCGTGCTTGTCCGTCCGCAGATGGGCGAGAATATCGGCGCGGCGGCGCGGGCGATGTGGAATTTCGGGCTCGACCGGATGCAGGTGGTGAGCCCGCGCGACGGCTGGCCCAACCCGAAGGCGGTGGCGATGGCGAGCGGGGCGGGGCGGCTTCTGGACGAGGCGCGGCTGGTGGACAGCGTGGACGCGGCGGTGGCCGAGTGCAGCTTCGTGCTGGCCACGACGGCGCGCAGCCGGGAGATGACGAAGCCCGTCTATTCCCCGGAGGCCGCGATGCGCGAGACGGCGAAGCGCGTGGCGCGCGGCGAGAAGGTCGCGGTGCTGTTCGGGCCGGAGCGCGCGGGGCTCGACAATGACGACGTGGCGCGGGCGAGCGCGATCGTCACGGTGCCGGTCAACCCCGCCTTTCCGAGCCTCAACCTCGCGCAATGCGCGCTTCTCCTCGGTTACGAGTGGCGGCGCGCGCAGGGCGGGGTGACGGAGGTCGAGGACGCGCCGGGCGAGACGGGATGGGCCACGCGCGAGGAGGTGGCGCGGCTTGCGCGGCATTACGAGGACCGGATGGACGAGGCCGGGTTCTTCTTTCCCGAGCACAAGGCCGCGAACATGCGGCGCAACCTGCTGAATTTCTGGTCCCGGATGCCGATGACCCAGGCGGATGTGCGGATGATGCATGGCGTGCTGCGGCAGATGGTCCGCTGGAAGGATCGCGGTTGA
- a CDS encoding thiamine phosphate synthase, which produces MTDRPQIYLVTPPELELSRFPDALASVLDAHEVACVRLSLPGRDEDRIARAADACREVTIARDVALVIDSHTMLVERLGLDGVHLADGARSVRAARRALGADAIVGAHCGTSRHEGMNAAEAGADYVAFGPAGPSLLGDGSQAPRDLFQWWSEMIEVPVVAEGALDADHVAALAPVTDFFALGDELWSSDDPAATLATLLAAMG; this is translated from the coding sequence ATGACAGACCGACCGCAGATCTACCTCGTCACGCCGCCCGAGCTCGAACTGTCGCGCTTTCCCGACGCGCTGGCCTCCGTGCTCGACGCGCACGAGGTGGCCTGCGTCCGCCTCTCGCTTCCCGGTCGCGACGAGGACCGCATCGCGCGCGCGGCGGATGCCTGCCGCGAGGTGACGATCGCGCGCGACGTGGCGCTCGTCATCGACAGCCACACCATGCTGGTCGAGCGGCTGGGCCTCGACGGCGTGCATCTCGCCGACGGCGCGCGTTCGGTCCGGGCGGCGCGGCGTGCGCTCGGCGCGGACGCGATCGTCGGGGCGCATTGCGGCACCTCCCGGCACGAGGGGATGAACGCCGCCGAGGCCGGCGCGGATTACGTGGCCTTCGGCCCGGCCGGTCCCAGCCTTCTGGGCGACGGGAGCCAGGCGCCCCGCGACCTCTTTCAATGGTGGTCCGAGATGATCGAGGTGCCGGTCGTCGCCGAAGGCGCGCTCGACGCCGATCACGTGGCGGCGCTGGCACCCGTCACCGATTTCTTCGCCCTCGGTGACGAACTCTGGAGCAGCGACGATCCCGCGGCCACCCTCGCCACGTTGCTCGCGGCCATGGGGTGA
- a CDS encoding 1-acyl-sn-glycerol-3-phosphate acyltransferase: MSLRWDDAQDPPLRIGFAGWCLVVLRLLAMSTSLVAGVIIKSLMRLVERPLCGERRPVTPWITRTVCRQCLALMGLRVETRGTPLREAGAMVANHASWLDIFVLNSVCDLYFVSKAEVASWPGIGLLARITGTVFIARRRGAARAQTELFRKRLAAGHRLLFFPEGTSTDGMRVLTFKTTLFEAFLSPELREDLHVQPVTVIYEAPEGQPPRFYGWWGEMEFGPHLLKVLAAPRQGCATVVYHRPVKVSDFEDRKALARYLEAEVRGAMPPDRQLSA; this comes from the coding sequence GTGAGCCTCAGGTGGGACGATGCGCAGGATCCACCGCTGCGCATCGGGTTCGCCGGCTGGTGCCTGGTGGTTCTGCGCCTTCTGGCCATGTCGACGAGCCTGGTCGCGGGGGTCATCATCAAGTCGCTGATGCGGCTGGTCGAGCGGCCGCTATGCGGTGAGCGGCGGCCGGTGACGCCCTGGATCACGCGGACGGTGTGCCGGCAATGCCTTGCGCTCATGGGGCTTCGGGTCGAGACACGGGGGACGCCGCTTCGGGAGGCGGGGGCGATGGTGGCCAACCATGCCTCGTGGCTGGATATCTTCGTGCTGAACTCGGTCTGCGATCTCTATTTCGTGTCGAAGGCCGAGGTGGCGAGCTGGCCCGGCATCGGTCTCCTCGCGCGGATCACCGGCACGGTCTTCATCGCACGCCGAAGGGGCGCGGCGCGGGCGCAGACCGAGCTTTTCCGCAAGCGGCTCGCGGCGGGGCACAGGCTTCTTTTCTTCCCCGAGGGCACCTCGACCGACGGGATGCGGGTTTTGACATTCAAAACAACGCTTTTCGAGGCGTTCCTGAGCCCGGAGTTGCGCGAGGATCTGCATGTCCAGCCGGTCACGGTCATCTACGAGGCCCCCGAGGGGCAGCCGCCGCGATTCTATGGCTGGTGGGGCGAGATGGAGTTCGGGCCGCATCTTCTGAAGGTGCTGGCGGCGCCGAGGCAGGGGTGTGCCACGGTCGTCTATCACCGCCCGGTGAAGGTGTCGGATTTCGAGGATCGCAAGGCGCTGGCGCGATACCTCGAAGCGGAGGTGAGGGGTGCGATGCCGCCCGACCGACAGCTTTCGGCGTGA
- a CDS encoding GNAT family N-acetyltransferase has translation MNYVAHTPEFRVALAASEADIRAAQALRYRVFVNELGSDGALVDHEAGLERDEFDAHCDHLMLIDEAREGQVVGVYRLLRSAQAEAAGQFYSEDEYDLDRLKGSGRNLLELGRSCLDPDYRGGMAMHMLWQALAQYIEDHDIDILFGVASFHGTDLDKLAAPLSLLHHRHLAPENLRTRAREAHFQRMDLIAEEEIDRRAAMVQVPALIKAYLRLGGFVGEGAFVDHAFNTVDVCLIIDADKMSASRKTIYTRGLAR, from the coding sequence TTGAACTACGTGGCGCACACACCGGAATTTCGCGTGGCACTGGCCGCGAGCGAAGCCGATATTCGCGCCGCCCAAGCCCTGAGATACCGCGTCTTCGTTAACGAACTCGGCAGCGACGGCGCGCTCGTGGATCACGAGGCGGGGCTCGAGCGGGACGAGTTCGATGCCCATTGCGATCACCTCATGCTGATCGACGAGGCGCGCGAAGGGCAGGTCGTGGGAGTCTACCGCCTGCTGCGCAGCGCACAGGCCGAGGCGGCGGGACAATTCTATTCCGAGGATGAATATGACCTCGACCGCCTGAAGGGATCGGGCCGCAACCTGTTGGAACTGGGGCGGTCCTGCCTCGACCCCGACTATCGCGGCGGGATGGCGATGCACATGCTCTGGCAGGCGCTGGCGCAGTATATCGAGGATCACGACATCGACATCCTGTTCGGCGTGGCGAGCTTTCACGGCACGGATCTCGACAAGCTGGCGGCTCCGCTCTCGCTTCTGCATCATCGCCACCTGGCGCCCGAGAACCTGCGCACCCGCGCGCGGGAGGCGCATTTCCAGCGGATGGACCTCATCGCGGAGGAGGAGATCGACCGCCGCGCCGCGATGGTGCAGGTGCCCGCGCTCATCAAGGCGTATCTGCGGCTCGGCGGTTTCGTGGGCGAGGGGGCGTTCGTCGATCACGCGTTCAACACGGTCGATGTGTGCCTCATCATCGACGCCGACAAGATGAGCGCAAGCCGGAAAACCATTTATACAAGGGGGCTTGCACGGTGA
- a CDS encoding DUF3553 domain-containing protein has protein sequence MSEGDTFLEPGMRVENPAHPEWGVGQVQSNIGGRVTVNFPDLGKVVVETSRVTLLPVFDP, from the coding sequence ATGAGCGAAGGCGATACCTTTCTCGAGCCGGGGATGCGGGTCGAGAACCCCGCGCATCCCGAATGGGGTGTGGGGCAGGTGCAATCGAATATCGGCGGGCGGGTCACGGTGAATTTCCCCGATCTTGGCAAGGTCGTGGTCGAGACGTCGCGGGTGACGCTGCTTCCGGTCTTTGATCCCTGA